The following are encoded in a window of Methanorbis rubei genomic DNA:
- the tgtA gene encoding tRNA guanosine(15) transglycosylase TgtA, whose product MGIYFEVIHKDIAGRVGKLKVGDKTIKTPALLPVVNPHLQIIPPSEMKKMGVEGIITNAYIFSKSEEYCDQALERGLHDVLDFDGLIMTDSGSFQMSVYGSVDITNEETISFQRDIGSDIWVPLDIPTHPDTDREEVIAQMQITMDRMREAKEIFGPDAPLSGPVQGAVFEDLRESAGRAVSEMEFAYCPVGAVVPLMESYRYRELVDVIIAAKKGLNPGACVHLFGAGHPSMFALAVALGCDVFDSAAYALYAKEGRYITPSGTLKLEEMSELPCACPVCRSHTADELRKSPDKQKLLAYHNLAVTMAEISRVRAAVQEGTLWELVDERCRAHPRLLDGYRRLLDRAAELEHLDRATKRRFFYRGSESCDRTEVKKYHEMIPRVKLAEVSLIDAGGPIPSRFAEVIGFKPPFGPVPYELAETFPVGPCEIPSWDEVMVAYGIKGLAALLATNPDTKVTISTTEKWAPQFRTAFPDCEVIV is encoded by the coding sequence ATGGGCATATATTTTGAAGTAATCCACAAAGACATCGCAGGACGCGTCGGCAAACTCAAAGTCGGCGACAAAACCATCAAAACCCCGGCACTCCTGCCGGTCGTCAACCCCCACCTGCAGATAATTCCGCCGTCCGAGATGAAGAAGATGGGCGTGGAAGGAATCATCACCAACGCCTACATCTTCTCCAAGAGCGAGGAGTACTGTGACCAGGCGCTCGAACGCGGACTGCATGATGTCCTCGACTTCGACGGCCTCATCATGACCGACTCAGGATCATTTCAGATGTCGGTCTACGGAAGTGTGGACATCACTAATGAGGAAACGATCTCCTTCCAGCGTGATATCGGCTCTGACATCTGGGTGCCTCTTGACATTCCGACGCATCCGGACACCGACCGCGAAGAGGTCATTGCCCAGATGCAGATCACCATGGACCGGATGCGTGAGGCAAAAGAGATCTTCGGACCCGACGCACCGCTCTCAGGACCGGTCCAGGGAGCAGTCTTTGAAGACCTCCGCGAGTCCGCAGGCAGAGCGGTTTCTGAGATGGAGTTTGCCTACTGTCCGGTTGGGGCGGTCGTCCCGTTAATGGAATCCTACCGGTACCGCGAACTCGTCGACGTCATCATCGCCGCCAAAAAAGGTCTCAACCCGGGAGCATGCGTCCACCTCTTCGGCGCAGGACACCCGTCCATGTTTGCCCTCGCGGTAGCTCTCGGCTGTGACGTCTTCGACTCGGCAGCCTACGCACTCTACGCAAAAGAGGGACGCTACATCACGCCGTCCGGCACCCTCAAACTCGAAGAGATGAGCGAGCTTCCCTGCGCCTGCCCGGTCTGCCGCTCGCACACCGCGGACGAACTCAGAAAATCTCCCGACAAACAGAAGCTCCTCGCCTACCACAACCTCGCCGTCACCATGGCAGAGATCTCCCGCGTTCGTGCGGCGGTTCAGGAAGGAACCCTCTGGGAACTCGTCGACGAACGTTGCCGTGCACACCCGAGGCTTCTTGACGGATACCGCAGACTGCTGGACCGTGCGGCAGAGCTCGAACACCTCGACCGTGCAACCAAACGCAGATTCTTCTATCGCGGTTCAGAATCCTGCGACAGAACCGAGGTCAAAAAGTATCATGAGATGATTCCACGAGTAAAACTCGCGGAGGTCTCTTTGATTGATGCCGGAGGACCGATTCCCTCACGCTTCGCCGAAGTCATTGGATTCAAACCACCGTTTGGTCCGGTGCCGTACGAGCTTGCCGAGACTTTTCCGGTCGGTCCCTGCGAAATCCCGTCCTGGGATGAGGTCATGGTTGCCTATGGCATCAAAGGTCTTGCCGCACTTCTCGCCACCAACCCTGACACCAAAGTCACCATCTCCACAACAGAGAAGTGGGCACCTCAGTTCAGAACCGCATTCCCTGACTGCGAGGTCATTGTATGA
- a CDS encoding ATP-dependent DNA helicase codes for MSSIADYFPYQSYRNNQKEMLEAVAKTAREGGILMVDAPTGSGKSSVIAPLLAEANGKKIFVAVRTISQLQIFIRELELIRQKKKRDLKFVYLIGKGNMCPLGGYGDVYRRCEGVKAFSTALMQERADRGSMVPSKDKMILEQIRKQDRDHPMICPYFVNSRVFVQGEDGGRRLIPSPEMRTKAERAQKGVVMPADLHEFAGSVCPYDLMLSAARGADVVILNYHHLFNDDIREQLYVTLQCEPTDVMMLLDEAHNLGDVVQGIQSIRLSETDIENASHELASIRGKVRGADAVRHVLPRIAEFMNGLRRSNEVEDWFDPTIFNRLLIKGSLYTKLDDILDDLLSIKETLREASIQKAEYRETAIERLCEFLFRIYRSSSDPAFLTVYVKDGDAVNLEVRNIDPANRLQEMVSMHAATVLISGTLAPVESYRRYYFGEMPVGTLSLPNSFPKENRLVLGSRDITTAFSRRQNSENTAAITAYILAFAKLPGNIAIYFPSYQLQSQFAKLCDGKIRSKQVFIEPRETEEANAALKEFISLPSQRKSGVMFAVCGGKWSEGLDYRGDQLTAAMVIGLPLAPFTQVRRMVNSYFKRKFGSEGEFIAYTLPAMNKALQALGRVLRTETDRGVLILGEERFLDPEIFSGLPPWMKAELKECDADTLPGILAKWK; via the coding sequence ATGTCATCCATCGCCGACTACTTCCCCTATCAGTCCTACCGCAACAACCAGAAAGAGATGCTGGAAGCGGTAGCAAAGACCGCTCGGGAAGGCGGCATTCTCATGGTGGATGCACCAACCGGAAGCGGCAAGTCAAGCGTGATCGCTCCCCTGCTTGCCGAGGCAAACGGCAAAAAAATTTTTGTTGCGGTCAGAACAATTTCGCAGCTGCAGATCTTCATCCGCGAACTTGAACTCATCAGGCAGAAGAAAAAGCGTGACCTCAAGTTCGTCTACTTGATCGGCAAAGGAAACATGTGTCCGTTAGGCGGGTACGGCGATGTCTACCGCAGATGCGAGGGAGTGAAAGCATTCTCGACCGCTCTCATGCAGGAGCGGGCAGACCGCGGTTCGATGGTTCCGTCAAAGGACAAGATGATCCTTGAACAAATTCGAAAGCAGGACCGCGATCATCCGATGATCTGTCCCTACTTTGTGAACAGCCGTGTATTTGTGCAGGGAGAGGACGGCGGGAGAAGACTCATCCCGTCTCCTGAGATGCGAACCAAAGCCGAGCGGGCACAGAAGGGTGTTGTCATGCCAGCCGATCTGCATGAGTTTGCCGGCAGCGTCTGTCCGTACGATCTGATGCTTTCTGCGGCTCGCGGGGCTGACGTGGTGATTCTCAACTATCATCACCTCTTCAACGACGATATTCGCGAACAGCTGTATGTGACTCTCCAATGCGAGCCAACGGACGTGATGATGCTTCTTGACGAAGCCCACAATCTCGGCGATGTGGTGCAGGGCATTCAGAGCATCCGTCTCAGCGAGACTGATATCGAAAATGCTTCGCATGAGCTCGCCTCGATCCGCGGAAAGGTTCGCGGGGCTGATGCGGTCCGTCATGTTCTGCCGAGAATTGCTGAGTTCATGAATGGACTGAGGCGGTCGAACGAGGTGGAGGACTGGTTTGATCCGACAATCTTTAACAGATTGTTAATCAAGGGTTCGCTCTACACGAAACTCGACGACATCTTAGATGATCTTTTGTCGATTAAGGAGACGCTTCGCGAGGCAAGTATTCAGAAGGCTGAGTACCGCGAGACGGCAATCGAACGGCTGTGCGAGTTTCTGTTCAGGATTTACCGGTCTTCATCCGACCCGGCATTTTTGACGGTTTATGTGAAAGACGGGGATGCGGTAAATCTTGAGGTGAGAAACATCGATCCGGCAAACCGGTTGCAGGAGATGGTTTCGATGCATGCGGCGACCGTTCTTATCAGCGGAACTCTTGCGCCGGTAGAGTCCTATCGGCGTTACTATTTCGGCGAGATGCCGGTTGGGACGTTGTCTCTGCCGAACTCGTTTCCAAAAGAGAATCGTCTGGTGCTCGGCAGCCGTGATATCACGACTGCATTTTCGCGGCGGCAGAACTCGGAAAATACGGCGGCTATCACCGCCTACATTCTTGCGTTCGCAAAGCTTCCCGGAAACATTGCGATATACTTCCCTTCGTACCAGTTGCAGTCGCAGTTTGCGAAGCTCTGTGATGGAAAAATTCGGTCAAAGCAGGTGTTCATCGAGCCACGCGAGACCGAGGAGGCGAACGCAGCACTCAAGGAGTTCATCAGCCTTCCGAGTCAGCGAAAGTCGGGCGTGATGTTTGCGGTCTGCGGAGGAAAATGGAGCGAGGGGCTTGACTACCGCGGCGATCAACTGACTGCGGCGATGGTGATTGGTCTTCCTCTGGCACCGTTTACACAAGTGAGGCGGATGGTGAACAGCTACTTTAAGCGAAAGTTTGGAAGCGAAGGAGAGTTCATCGCCTATACGCTTCCTGCGATGAACAAGGCATTGCAGGCGCTCGGCCGCGTTCTCCGAACCGAGACGGATCGCGGCGTGCTTATCTTAGGCGAGGAACGGTTTTTGGATCCTGAGATCTTTTCCGGACTTCCGCCCTGGATGAAGGCAGAGCTCAAAGAGTGCGACGCAGATACGTTGCCTGGAATTCTTGCGAAATGGAAGTGA
- a CDS encoding SdpI family protein encodes MKNLDLTLILTSIVCLLPIIPGLVLYDQLPDQLIIHWNASGQPDGYAPKNIVLFGMPLLFCGLNIFLQFVLRTDPKINNASVMLVAFSKWIIPIIGIIVMSLTLLAGLGMDVPINVVIPIVIGMIFVVIGNFLPKSKQSYTVGIRLPWTLNSEENWNRTHRLAGYLWMAGGVVLILSAFLTPAWMFAVLMSAIIVMVAIPFAYSYSLYRKGV; translated from the coding sequence ATGAAAAATCTTGACCTGACCCTGATCCTTACTTCAATCGTCTGCCTTCTGCCGATTATTCCTGGTCTTGTGCTCTACGACCAGCTGCCGGACCAGCTTATCATTCACTGGAACGCGTCAGGCCAGCCGGACGGTTACGCACCAAAAAATATCGTGCTCTTCGGCATGCCGCTGCTCTTCTGCGGTCTGAACATTTTTCTCCAGTTCGTGCTTCGGACGGATCCGAAGATCAACAATGCTTCCGTGATGCTGGTCGCATTCAGCAAATGGATAATTCCCATCATTGGCATAATCGTGATGTCGCTCACGCTTCTTGCAGGACTCGGCATGGATGTCCCGATCAATGTGGTGATCCCAATTGTTATCGGTATGATATTTGTGGTGATAGGAAATTTTCTGCCGAAATCAAAACAGAGTTACACTGTCGGCATTCGCCTGCCGTGGACACTGAACAGCGAGGAAAACTGGAACAGAACACATCGGCTTGCAGGATATCTCTGGATGGCAGGCGGAGTTGTGCTGATTTTGTCTGCGTTCCTCACGCCCGCGTGGATGTTTGCGGTACTGATGAGCGCAATTATCGTGATGGTTGCGATTCCGTTCGCCTACTCATACAGTCTGTATCGAAAAGGGGTATAA
- a CDS encoding UPF0058 family protein has product MHKEELIELHQIFFDIKEYFESINPDLKFPQYTALKIQPDQINRSKLEHKYAIFILGSELAASMKEFETISSRGIPTRMKELAEKTLKEMESEREHS; this is encoded by the coding sequence ATGCATAAGGAAGAGCTTATCGAACTGCACCAGATATTTTTCGATATAAAGGAGTACTTTGAGTCGATCAATCCGGATCTGAAATTCCCCCAATATACTGCACTGAAGATCCAGCCTGACCAGATCAATCGCAGCAAGCTTGAGCACAAATATGCAATTTTTATCCTTGGTTCTGAACTTGCGGCGTCGATGAAGGAGTTTGAGACGATTTCTTCCCGCGGTATTCCAACACGTATGAAGGAGCTTGCGGAGAAGACGTTGAAAGAGATGGAATCCGAACGCGAACATTCGTAA
- the arcS gene encoding archaeosine synthase subunit alpha produces the protein MSVFDARVRDGLARTGMLRVGDEEIKTPAAVDILRLFPSLLNRPFTNLPLSAPKSDADKYYVAGKDPVSFHPFADCPAESGDVVMVPGWRSVLGNARRYVEYLSPLFARTPPDTARYSPASALPSNVAMLIATGFDLFDYTAVDLASIQKKFCMTEGEFDASYMEKGVCGCEGCKAGDLALHNRLALDREIAVVKTWIESGQIRELIEQRCRLHAEQVGLLRHLDRSPVTSAALPAVRSSHFMANSAESMTRPEIAFFEDRVVNRFVPSRNDVCVLLPCAARKPYSLSKTHQKFQRVVEGRAHEVIITSPLGVVPRELELLYPAGHYDVPVTGYWDREESAILVEYVAAYLAKHRYEQVICHLEGGAKAVATAAAEKAGVVLEHTCNDDRPSSPDSLRALNNALHDCRKRRSDPIRGTLAWQFGELVDTKGWITKGRYPEQKIFDKKQQIFSIDSSTGLLRPTMEGWQFISGYRVTISDGFVPQGDILAPGILNCDPNIREGDEVYVTGSGYLATGKAAMSADEMLRSSRGVAVRVRKTKKM, from the coding sequence ATGAGCGTCTTTGACGCGAGAGTCCGCGACGGCCTTGCCAGAACCGGCATGCTCCGCGTCGGTGACGAAGAGATAAAAACTCCGGCAGCAGTCGACATACTCAGGCTGTTTCCCTCGCTGCTGAATCGGCCGTTCACCAACCTCCCGCTTTCCGCACCAAAGTCTGACGCAGACAAATATTATGTGGCTGGTAAAGATCCGGTCTCCTTCCATCCGTTTGCAGACTGCCCCGCAGAGTCCGGCGACGTCGTGATGGTTCCCGGCTGGCGGTCGGTCCTCGGAAACGCCCGCAGATATGTGGAGTATCTCTCTCCGCTTTTTGCAAGAACTCCGCCAGACACTGCCCGCTACTCTCCGGCATCCGCACTTCCGTCAAATGTTGCGATGCTGATAGCGACCGGTTTTGATCTCTTTGATTACACCGCAGTCGATCTCGCCAGCATCCAGAAAAAATTCTGCATGACCGAAGGCGAGTTCGATGCATCCTATATGGAGAAGGGCGTCTGCGGCTGCGAAGGATGCAAGGCAGGCGACCTTGCTCTGCATAACAGACTCGCTCTCGACCGCGAGATTGCTGTGGTGAAAACATGGATCGAGTCAGGACAGATTCGCGAGCTGATTGAGCAGCGATGCAGACTTCATGCCGAACAGGTAGGCCTGCTCCGTCATCTTGACCGATCGCCAGTCACCTCAGCCGCTCTGCCTGCTGTGCGGTCCTCACATTTCATGGCAAACTCCGCCGAGTCCATGACGCGACCGGAGATTGCATTCTTCGAAGACCGCGTGGTGAACAGATTTGTTCCTTCGCGAAATGATGTCTGCGTCCTCCTGCCCTGCGCCGCACGAAAACCCTACTCGCTTTCGAAAACTCATCAAAAGTTTCAGAGAGTTGTCGAAGGTCGGGCACACGAGGTCATCATCACCTCGCCGTTGGGTGTCGTGCCCCGCGAGCTTGAACTTCTCTATCCTGCCGGCCACTATGATGTACCGGTAACCGGATATTGGGACCGCGAAGAGTCGGCAATCCTTGTCGAGTACGTTGCAGCATATCTTGCAAAGCATCGTTACGAACAAGTCATCTGTCATCTCGAAGGAGGAGCAAAAGCCGTGGCAACTGCTGCTGCAGAAAAAGCGGGCGTTGTTCTTGAACACACCTGCAATGACGACCGCCCCTCTTCCCCAGACTCGTTGCGGGCGCTGAACAATGCCCTGCACGACTGCCGCAAACGCCGCTCCGACCCCATTCGCGGAACGCTTGCCTGGCAGTTCGGCGAACTTGTCGATACGAAAGGATGGATAACGAAAGGCAGGTATCCTGAACAGAAGATCTTTGACAAAAAACAGCAGATATTTTCCATCGACAGCTCGACCGGCCTTCTCAGACCGACGATGGAAGGCTGGCAGTTCATCTCCGGTTACCGCGTTACGATCAGCGATGGTTTTGTGCCGCAGGGAGATATTCTTGCGCCCGGTATTCTGAATTGTGATCCAAACATTCGTGAAGGCGATGAGGTCTATGTGACCGGTTCGGGGTATCTTGCGACCGGAAAAGCTGCGATGAGTGCTGATGAGATGCTTCGCTCTTCCCGCGGCGTTGCCGTCCGCGTGCGCAAGACAAAAAAGATGTGA
- a CDS encoding MGMT family protein, producing the protein MMQTGSCSFGLWKVIVSWEGNVVYQVQFVRTAPEGPVPVQFTKFLAGRVDSFDPLVSAAVSGDNAYSRVYAAVSKIPYGETRTYREVALVADTHPRVVGNAMARNPTSLIVPCHRVTASDGTLGGFTPDLQIKRDLLKMEGKKKRG; encoded by the coding sequence ATGATGCAAACAGGTTCATGTAGCTTCGGGCTGTGGAAGGTTATTGTTTCATGGGAGGGAAATGTTGTGTATCAGGTGCAGTTCGTCAGAACCGCACCTGAGGGTCCGGTTCCCGTGCAGTTCACGAAGTTTCTCGCGGGCCGGGTTGATTCGTTTGATCCGCTTGTGTCCGCTGCGGTTTCCGGAGATAACGCGTATTCACGCGTGTATGCGGCGGTGTCGAAAATTCCTTACGGGGAGACGCGGACGTACCGCGAGGTTGCTCTTGTAGCTGATACACATCCACGGGTTGTCGGCAATGCGATGGCGAGAAATCCTACCTCACTGATCGTTCCCTGCCACCGCGTTACCGCATCTGACGGAACGCTCGGCGGCTTCACGCCTGATCTGCAGATCAAGAGGGATCTGCTGAAGATGGAGGGGAAGAAGAAAAGAGGGTGA
- a CDS encoding type IV pilin N-terminal domain-containing protein, with protein MVLINAKNNDNAVSPVIGTILLVMITVVLVAIVAIAVMGMAGNQSGYVVGVTVGAADSGNDAVVTLYSSKNLPELVKVEVIDAGSSLGEFVEVWNGTAGSAPVGVPFTAKKVARPAEEMQSYSTELSVRGTFADGTEQVLLMQDVIFSGVEEVVEGPTIAFDNKVEWGYQYSIEPEQGSQVPVSQGTLLDFGNGEYVYVKDTGAGYWKGNVEAGYKRSQFMNTVGSGGAFIPVDITPEKIQSEQSLNSATTSITTSDPIGTVYRDGKGTLYMMISPANWGTNRVIKIGSITP; from the coding sequence ATGGTGCTGATAAATGCCAAAAATAATGATAATGCGGTTTCGCCGGTGATTGGAACGATCTTACTCGTGATGATAACAGTGGTGCTCGTTGCTATTGTCGCAATCGCTGTGATGGGTATGGCAGGCAATCAGTCAGGGTATGTCGTCGGAGTTACGGTGGGTGCCGCAGATTCAGGGAATGATGCGGTCGTGACACTGTACAGCAGCAAAAATCTTCCTGAGTTGGTAAAGGTCGAGGTAATCGATGCCGGCTCTTCGCTTGGAGAGTTTGTTGAGGTATGGAACGGAACGGCAGGTTCTGCACCGGTCGGCGTTCCGTTCACGGCGAAGAAGGTTGCGAGGCCTGCTGAGGAGATGCAGTCATACTCGACGGAACTTTCGGTGCGGGGAACATTTGCTGACGGAACAGAGCAGGTGCTGCTTATGCAGGATGTGATTTTTTCGGGAGTAGAAGAGGTGGTGGAGGGGCCGACAATTGCTTTCGATAATAAAGTGGAGTGGGGTTATCAATATAGTATCGAACCCGAACAAGGTAGTCAAGTGCCAGTTTCTCAAGGGACATTATTGGACTTTGGAAATGGAGAGTATGTATATGTTAAGGATACTGGTGCAGGATATTGGAAAGGTAACGTGGAGGCAGGTTATAAGAGAAGTCAATTTATGAATACGGTTGGTAGTGGTGGTGCGTTCATCCCAGTGGATATTACACCAGAGAAAATCCAGAGTGAACAATCACTGAATAGCGCAACCACATCCATTACAACATCTGATCCTATAGGGACAGTGTATCGTGATGGTAAGGGGACATTATACATGATGATATCTCCTGCTAATTGGGGTACGAACAGGGTGATTAAAATAGGTTCAATAACCCCTTAA
- a CDS encoding autorepressor SdpR family transcription factor encodes MGFPETFKALSDPARRKILVMLKSGRMSAGEVAANFAMTNATISYHLSQLKKAGLVLEHKEKNFVYYELNISVFEELMFWIAQFKEENPNEKS; translated from the coding sequence ATGGGATTTCCGGAAACCTTCAAAGCTCTCTCTGATCCTGCGAGACGGAAAATTCTCGTCATGCTCAAATCCGGCCGGATGTCCGCCGGGGAGGTCGCCGCAAACTTTGCGATGACAAACGCCACCATCTCCTACCATCTCTCCCAACTCAAAAAAGCCGGTCTTGTACTGGAACACAAAGAAAAAAATTTCGTGTACTATGAACTCAACATCTCAGTCTTTGAGGAACTGATGTTCTGGATTGCACAGTTCAAAGAGGAAAACCCGAATGAAAAATCTTGA
- a CDS encoding ATP-grasp domain-containing protein: protein MIHIIPKPTDTPTDNSTGMVMAELKRMNVPFEVLNLASVDPFNLPVDGETIWACGIKQDGVQFELLKALELTNRVINSPEAIATCASKVTTTAMLINAGAPSPDTCFTNDKKVVADFLAAHDGKAVYKPIYGFDGNGIYLFNSVDQITETAPYYVQEYVKNDRDFRIFVIGNKAVGAIKRESDHLTHNIHQGGCGTAVEIPVDMRAAAEAAARAVGIDYCGVDLLPLEDGGYTVLEVNGTPNWHCMTAPIPRLLAEYLVEQDKLGKC, encoded by the coding sequence ATGATTCATATAATTCCCAAACCCACCGATACCCCGACCGATAACTCGACCGGCATGGTGATGGCGGAACTCAAGCGGATGAATGTCCCCTTTGAAGTTCTCAACCTTGCCTCGGTTGACCCCTTCAACTTGCCGGTCGACGGCGAAACCATCTGGGCATGCGGCATTAAGCAGGACGGCGTACAGTTTGAACTCCTCAAGGCGCTCGAACTCACCAACCGCGTCATCAACTCTCCTGAGGCAATCGCTACCTGTGCAAGCAAAGTAACTACAACCGCCATGCTGATCAATGCCGGAGCGCCAAGCCCTGACACCTGCTTCACGAACGACAAAAAAGTCGTCGCCGATTTTCTCGCGGCCCATGACGGCAAAGCAGTCTACAAACCAATTTACGGATTTGATGGAAACGGCATCTATCTCTTCAACTCAGTTGATCAGATCACTGAGACAGCTCCCTACTATGTACAGGAGTACGTCAAAAACGACCGCGATTTCCGCATCTTCGTCATAGGAAACAAAGCTGTCGGCGCAATCAAACGCGAGTCCGATCACCTGACTCACAACATCCATCAGGGTGGTTGCGGCACAGCAGTAGAAATCCCAGTCGACATGCGTGCGGCAGCAGAAGCTGCCGCACGTGCTGTCGGCATCGACTACTGCGGCGTCGATCTTCTGCCGCTTGAAGACGGAGGCTACACCGTCCTCGAAGTCAACGGAACCCCGAACTGGCACTGCATGACAGCCCCCATCCCCAGACTGCTTGCCGAGTATCTGGTCGAACAGGATAAACTCGGGAAGTGCTGA
- a CDS encoding putative manganese-dependent inorganic diphosphatase, protein MKTVKTIYVIGHRHPDTDSICSVIGYAAYLNTLGGGQYIAARCGDLNAESRFALEKFGVEAPELILNVEPSVADIPVTYSQSATANTPTIDVIETMDANDLRNLPITDAAGKLIGLVSEHGLAHAYVSTIKRENLVMSPMPVETLARILSADIRVRKHDVLEGSVYISIDALHVILSRITAKDIAIVGDDEPTQLALVSAGIAALIIADSAPVGDRVLTAAEARGVTVLSTDVDAFGVAKTIHLTLPAEMIMATDVPTVHMGDTLEYVKELVSNSKYRTACVLDENGKLISTISRNSLMDDVEKSVILLDHNEYSQAVEGIETADIIEIIDHHRLGAMATLQPIRFDLEPVGSTSTIVTRRFMESGIEPEKGVAGALLSGILSDTLGLKMSTSTKLDEDAVSFLAKIADVDPTAYAQELIAEGMSLSGVSQNELLDRDTKEYSLSGKRVIVAQILTPSYEYAQNQSEEIYAALQMKMHESNAPDIYIALYTSVSEMGSDMFAVADESTMMKMHWGRKPMHLEGVVSRKKDFVPRFGRALANLL, encoded by the coding sequence GTGAAAACTGTGAAAACCATCTATGTAATCGGCCACCGACACCCTGACACCGACAGTATCTGCAGTGTTATAGGTTACGCCGCATATCTCAATACACTGGGCGGCGGCCAGTACATCGCCGCCCGCTGCGGTGATCTCAACGCCGAGTCCAGGTTTGCCCTAGAGAAATTTGGCGTTGAGGCTCCGGAACTTATCCTGAATGTTGAGCCTTCTGTCGCTGACATTCCGGTCACCTACTCCCAGAGTGCGACCGCGAACACACCGACAATCGACGTCATCGAAACAATGGACGCAAATGATCTGCGAAATCTGCCGATCACCGATGCCGCAGGAAAACTGATCGGTCTTGTCAGTGAGCACGGTCTTGCCCACGCTTATGTCAGCACAATCAAGCGGGAAAATCTGGTTATGTCGCCGATGCCAGTCGAGACTCTCGCACGGATTCTCTCAGCAGACATCCGCGTCCGCAAGCATGATGTCCTCGAAGGTTCGGTCTACATCTCAATCGATGCGCTGCATGTGATTCTCTCCCGCATCACTGCAAAAGATATCGCCATAGTCGGTGACGACGAGCCTACCCAGCTTGCTCTGGTATCCGCAGGAATCGCGGCTCTGATAATCGCTGACTCGGCACCGGTCGGCGACCGTGTGCTTACGGCTGCCGAGGCCAGAGGAGTGACGGTCCTCTCGACCGATGTTGATGCGTTTGGTGTTGCAAAGACGATTCACCTGACTCTCCCCGCAGAGATGATCATGGCGACCGATGTGCCAACCGTTCATATGGGCGACACGCTTGAGTATGTGAAGGAACTCGTTTCCAACTCGAAGTATCGCACGGCTTGTGTTCTGGATGAGAACGGCAAACTGATCAGCACGATCTCGCGCAACTCGTTGATGGATGATGTGGAGAAGTCGGTGATTCTTCTGGATCACAATGAGTACAGCCAGGCGGTCGAGGGAATTGAGACTGCTGATATTATTGAGATCATTGATCATCACCGCCTTGGGGCAATGGCAACCTTGCAGCCGATCCGTTTTGATCTTGAGCCGGTTGGTTCAACCTCAACGATTGTGACCAGGAGATTTATGGAGTCAGGGATTGAGCCGGAGAAAGGGGTTGCGGGTGCTCTTCTGTCAGGAATTCTTTCTGATACCCTTGGGCTGAAGATGTCGACGTCGACGAAACTTGATGAGGATGCTGTCTCTTTCCTCGCAAAAATTGCTGATGTGGATCCAACAGCTTATGCTCAGGAGCTGATTGCAGAAGGTATGTCGCTGTCGGGTGTGTCCCAAAACGAGCTGCTTGACCGCGATACGAAGGAGTACAGTCTTTCCGGCAAGCGGGTGATTGTTGCTCAGATTCTGACGCCTTCGTATGAGTATGCACAGAATCAGTCTGAGGAGATTTATGCGGCTCTGCAGATGAAGATGCATGAGTCGAATGCTCCTGATATCTATATTGCGCTGTATACGAGTGTGTCAGAGATGGGTTCTGATATGTTTGCGGTTGCGGATGAGTCGACGATGATGAAGATGCACTGGGGCAGAAAACCGATGCATCTTGAGGGCGTTGTGTCGCGGAAGAAGGATTTCGTTCCACGCTTCGGACGTGCTCTGGCAAATCTTTTGTAA